One Pseudomonas sp. FP1742 genomic window carries:
- a CDS encoding MFS transporter: protein MAISNVQSAPTSVPASSPSSPLVMRIIGAVALAHLINDLIQAVLPSIYPMLKANYGLTFTQVGLITLTFQLTASLLQPWVGYHTDRHPKPWLLPAGTVCTLIGILMMSVVGSFPMILLAAGLIGIGSSTFHPEASRVARLASGGRFGLAQSTFQVGGNAGSAFGPLLAAAIIIPYGQGNVAWFGLFALFALFVLYRISRWYANHLNLFKLKQGQAATHGLSKSRVISALVVLGLLVFSKYFYMASFTSYFTFYLIEKFDLSVASSQLHLFLFLGAVAAGTFFGGPIGDKIGRKAVIWFSILGVAPFTLLLPHVDLFWTSVLSVVIGFILASAFSAIVVYAQELVPGNVGMIAGVFFGLMFGFGGIGAALLGHLADIHGIEYVYFLCSFLPLLGVLAIFLPRTKKV from the coding sequence ATGGCTATCAGCAACGTTCAGTCCGCCCCGACCTCGGTGCCCGCTTCTTCACCAAGCAGTCCGCTGGTCATGCGCATCATCGGCGCGGTGGCGCTGGCGCATTTGATCAACGACCTGATTCAGGCGGTGCTGCCGTCGATCTATCCAATGCTAAAGGCCAACTATGGGTTGACGTTCACTCAGGTCGGCCTGATCACCCTGACGTTTCAACTGACGGCCTCGCTGTTGCAGCCGTGGGTCGGTTACCACACGGATCGTCATCCCAAGCCATGGCTATTGCCGGCCGGTACTGTCTGCACACTGATCGGCATACTGATGATGTCAGTGGTCGGCAGCTTCCCGATGATTCTGCTGGCCGCGGGGTTGATCGGGATCGGCTCGTCGACTTTTCACCCGGAAGCTTCTCGCGTCGCGCGACTGGCCTCGGGCGGGCGCTTCGGCCTGGCGCAGTCGACGTTTCAGGTCGGTGGTAATGCGGGCTCGGCCTTCGGGCCGTTGCTGGCGGCAGCGATCATCATTCCTTACGGGCAGGGCAATGTGGCCTGGTTCGGATTGTTCGCGCTGTTTGCGTTGTTCGTGCTGTACCGGATCAGCCGCTGGTACGCCAATCACTTGAACCTGTTCAAGCTCAAGCAAGGTCAGGCAGCGACTCACGGTCTGTCGAAAAGCCGAGTGATCAGCGCGCTGGTGGTACTCGGGCTGTTGGTGTTCTCCAAATATTTCTACATGGCCAGTTTCACCAGCTATTTCACGTTCTACCTGATCGAGAAATTCGACCTGTCGGTGGCCAGCTCGCAGTTGCATCTGTTCCTGTTTCTGGGGGCGGTAGCGGCGGGGACCTTTTTCGGCGGGCCTATCGGCGACAAGATCGGGCGCAAGGCGGTGATCTGGTTCTCGATCCTCGGTGTGGCGCCATTCACGCTGCTGCTGCCCCATGTGGACCTGTTCTGGACCAGTGTATTGAGCGTGGTGATCGGTTTCATTCTGGCCTCGGCGTTCTCGGCCATCGTGGTGTATGCGCAAGAACTGGTGCCGGGCAATGTCGGGATGATCGCCGGAGTGTTCTTCGGACTGATGTTTGGCTTTGGCGGAATTGGTGCGGCGCTACTCGGGCATC